CGCCGATTGCGATCTCGTCATCGAGGCCGTGTTCGAGGACCCCAAGGTCAAGGCCGAGGTGATCGGGAAGGTGGAGGCCGCGATCCGGCCCGATTGCATCTTCGCGTCCAACACCTCGACCCTGCCGATCTCGGGTCTCGCCAGGCAATCGAAGAAGCCCGAGCAGTTCATCGGCATCCATTTCTTCTCGCCCGTCGAGAAGATGATGCTGGTCGAGATCATCATGGGCAAGGAAACCGGCGACACGGCACTTGCCACCGCGCTCGACTATGTGCGCCTGATCAAGAAGACGCCGATCGTCGTCAACGACTCGCGCGGCTTCTTCGCCAATCGCTGCGTGCTCGCCTATATCCTCGAGGGCCATCTCATGTTCACCGAGGGGCTGCCCGCGGCCATGATCGAGCAGGCTGGCAAGCAGGCCGGCATGCCGGTCGGCCCGCTCTCGCTCAACGACGAGGTCGGAGTCGATCTCGGCCTCAAGATCCTGCGCGCCACCAAGGCCCAGCTGGGCGAAGCGTCCATCGTGCCGCAGCAGGAGCAGCTGCTCGCGACCCTCGTGGAGAAGGAAGGACGCCTCGGCCGCAAGAACCGCAAAGGCTTCTACGATTATCCCGAGGGTGGGCAGAAGCGCCTCTGGCCTAACCTGAAGGACCTTCAGGCGAAACACGTGGAGGCTGAGCTGGTCGACATGCAGGAGCTGAAGCAGCGCCTGCTCGTCACGCAGGCCCTGGAGGCCGCGCGCACCTTCGAGGAGGGCGTGATCACCGATCCGCGCGAGGCGGATGTGGGCTCCATCCTCGGCTTCGGCTTCGCTCCCTATACGGGCGGCGCGCTCTCCTACATCGACTTCATGGGAGCAAAGGCCTTCGTTGAATTGTGCCGGAGCCTGCAGGCGAAGCACGGCGACCGTTTCGCGCCGCCGAAGATCCTGCTCGACATGGCAGCCTCCGGCGACACGTTCTACGGTCGCGCCGGGGCGAGGAAGGCGGCTTAAACGTCTCCTGCTCCACGTCATCACCGGCCTTGGCCGGTGATCCCGATTGATTGAGGCGGCAACGCTTCTCCAATCGGGATGGCCGGGACAAGCCCGGCCATGACGTGAAGCGTGCCATCGCGAAAGCTTGACCGATGCTTCGTCGCGTCACATGACTCGGAGGAAGCGACCGGGAGGAGCCTATCCATGAAATCGCACTTTGCCATGATGGCGGGCTACAATGCTTGGTGCAACGAGCGCGTCTATGACGTCGCTGCGCAGCTCTCGGACGCCGATTATCGCGCGGACCGTGGGGCCTTCTTCAAATCGGTCCACGGCACCCTGAACCATCTCCTCGCCACCGACCGGATCTGGATGAAGCGTTTCACCGGCCAGGGCGAGGCGCCGAACCGGCTCGATGCGATCCTGTTCGAGAATCTGGGAGACCTTCGGGACGCGCGCCGGAGGGAAGACGAGCGGATCGCCGCCTATATCGACGGCCTGTCCGACGACGATCTCGCAGGCCGCATCCGCTACAAGACGATCACGAACCCGGCGGAGATCGAACAGCCGCTCGCACCGGCCCTGATCCATCTTTTCAATCATCAGACGCACCATCGCGGGCAGGTGCATTGCCTGTTGACGGGCTTCGATCTTGATGCGCCCGCCCTCGATCTCATCCTGTTTCAGCGCCAGACCGGGATAGGCCTCGCATGAACCTGTGGCTGCGCGTCCTTCACCTGATCGTCACCTCGTTCTTCCGGCCGAGGCTCGATCCGGTGCGGGACGTGTCGCGCCTGACGTACCGGGTCTGGCCGCATGACCTCGACACCTCGCTCCACATGAACAATGGGCGCTACTGGTCGCTCATGGATCTCGGCCGCTCCGACATCATGATCCGGTCAGGCCTGTGGCGGCCCATCCTCAGGCACGGCTGGGTGCCGGTGGTGGGCGCGGGGCAGATCCGGTTCCGGCGGGAGCTCAGGCCCTTCCGGCCCTTCACCCTCGAAACCCGCATCCTCACCTGGTCCGACAGCCATGTGGTGATGGAGCATCGGCTGGTTTCGACCGCCCGGGACGGTAGCCCCATCCTCAACGCCATCGCCCTTGTCCGGGCCGGGATCTACGACCGCCGCGAGAGGAGCTTCGTCCCCATGAGCCGCCTGCTCGCAGAGGTCGGCATCCAGGAGAGGGCGCCCGCGGCGTCGCCCGAGGTCGAGGCTTTCCTCGTGGCCGAAGAAGCGTTGAAGAGCGCCGCCTGATGGTCC
This region of Microvirga mediterraneensis genomic DNA includes:
- a CDS encoding DinB family protein, translated to MKSHFAMMAGYNAWCNERVYDVAAQLSDADYRADRGAFFKSVHGTLNHLLATDRIWMKRFTGQGEAPNRLDAILFENLGDLRDARRREDERIAAYIDGLSDDDLAGRIRYKTITNPAEIEQPLAPALIHLFNHQTHHRGQVHCLLTGFDLDAPALDLILFQRQTGIGLA
- a CDS encoding thioesterase family protein, which encodes MNLWLRVLHLIVTSFFRPRLDPVRDVSRLTYRVWPHDLDTSLHMNNGRYWSLMDLGRSDIMIRSGLWRPILRHGWVPVVGAGQIRFRRELRPFRPFTLETRILTWSDSHVVMEHRLVSTARDGSPILNAIALVRAGIYDRRERSFVPMSRLLAEVGIQERAPAASPEVEAFLVAEEALKSAA